One Gimesia aquarii DNA segment encodes these proteins:
- the nrfD gene encoding NrfD/PsrC family molybdoenzyme membrane anchor subunit: MASVTAEPIDTTIEVPGKRTPLVTGAHNYGTVTDAVCRLAECKTPLAWYVALGISASLMGMLFGLVGYLIITGVGVWGNRSPVFWGWPIVNFVFWVGIGHAGTLISAILFLFRQDWRTGINRAAEAMTIFAVICAGLFPGIHIGRVWLAYWLFPIPNQMAMWPNFRSPLLWDVFAVSTYATVSLLFWYMGMIPDLASLRDRAKGKIQQFAYGLFSLGWNGSSRHWHRYERAYLLLAALATPLVLSVHTIVSFDFAVSQLPGWHTTIFPPYFVAGAVFSGFAMVLTLMIPVRSICGIKDLLTDRHLENMTKVIIATGSMVGYAYAMEFFIAWYGGNRYETFAFINRAFGPYAWAYWIMVTCNVISPQLFWIKKIRTTPWMIFVVCIFVNIGMWFERFVITVTSLSRDFLPSSWGYFKPTIVDVLMLIGSFGLFMTLFLLFCKFLPMVAMAEVKSVMPRPHGKGDH; the protein is encoded by the coding sequence ATGGCTTCAGTAACAGCAGAGCCAATTGACACAACAATCGAAGTTCCCGGTAAGCGAACACCGCTTGTGACCGGCGCCCACAATTATGGCACAGTGACCGACGCCGTCTGTAGACTGGCTGAATGCAAAACGCCCTTGGCTTGGTATGTGGCGTTGGGTATTTCGGCTTCCCTGATGGGAATGCTGTTTGGTCTGGTGGGGTACTTGATCATCACAGGTGTCGGTGTCTGGGGTAACCGCAGTCCTGTCTTCTGGGGCTGGCCGATTGTGAATTTCGTGTTCTGGGTCGGAATTGGCCATGCTGGTACTTTGATTTCGGCTATTTTATTTTTGTTCCGTCAAGACTGGCGGACTGGAATCAACCGTGCTGCAGAAGCAATGACAATTTTTGCCGTCATTTGTGCAGGCTTGTTTCCTGGGATTCACATTGGTCGGGTTTGGCTGGCGTATTGGTTATTCCCAATTCCCAACCAGATGGCAATGTGGCCTAACTTTCGTAGTCCTTTGTTATGGGATGTGTTTGCTGTTTCAACTTATGCAACAGTTTCCCTTTTGTTCTGGTATATGGGCATGATTCCTGACTTGGCATCGTTGCGAGATCGGGCAAAAGGAAAAATTCAACAATTTGCCTATGGTTTGTTTTCGCTGGGATGGAATGGCTCTTCCAGGCATTGGCATCGTTACGAACGAGCTTACCTTCTACTAGCCGCTTTGGCGACACCACTGGTGTTAAGTGTGCATACCATCGTTAGTTTTGACTTTGCTGTTTCTCAGTTACCAGGTTGGCATACAACAATTTTCCCTCCTTACTTTGTGGCAGGTGCGGTCTTTAGTGGGTTTGCGATGGTGTTGACTTTAATGATTCCCGTCAGATCGATTTGCGGAATCAAGGATTTACTCACTGATCGTCACCTCGAAAACATGACTAAAGTGATTATCGCCACAGGTTCGATGGTGGGATATGCCTATGCGATGGAATTTTTCATTGCCTGGTATGGTGGTAACCGTTATGAAACCTTTGCTTTCATTAACCGGGCTTTTGGTCCCTATGCCTGGGCCTATTGGATTATGGTGACTTGCAACGTCATCAGCCCTCAGTTGTTCTGGATTAAAAAAATCCGCACCACCCCCTGGATGATTTTTGTGGTTTGTATTTTTGTGAATATTGGTATGTGGTTTGAGCGTTTTGTAATTACGGTCACATCCCTAAGTCGTGACTTTCTGCCCTCCAGTTGGGGATATTTCAAACCCACCATTGTTGATGTTTTAATGTTAATTGGTAGTTTCGGTTTGTTTATGACATTGTTTCTGCTCTTCTGTAAATTTTTGCCTATGGTTGCAATGGCAGAAGTCAAAAGTGTAATGCCGCGTCCTCATGGCAAAGGTGATCATTGA
- a CDS encoding quinol:electron acceptor oxidoreductase subunit ActD, whose amino-acid sequence MATTIEQSEETKAKAEPELLGLLAEFDDPDALIEASKKVRDAGYRKWDTHTPFPIHGIDEAMGIKWTILPWIVAGCGLTGGTIAVGMQYWMNAVDYPFLISGKPLFSIPASIPITFELSVLLAAFGAFLGMLGLNQLPKLYNPIFKSEAFRRVTNDRFFVSMDAKDAKFSEIDTGEFLNSLNPINVEEFWSDTESPKLPRNLTLGLSLVGVVMLLLAGLVAYVRTTTSPDPRIHIIQDMDFQPSLKAQNTTNLFPDGREIRPNLKGTIPRGQFKDDNIPFYYGLKYLPEDQDVVTIALQEEKKADDKTATDKKAPAEKPAAPAAVDPVAAKLDKLPWVTEFPVPVTEKLMARGKERYRIYCSACHGLGGEGDGLVTLRAMELLQGTWVKPASYHTENVRKLPIGRLYHTITNGVRKMPAYGSQVTPEDRWAIVLYLKALQKSHQIDADTISEAEKRKLRDIK is encoded by the coding sequence ATGGCAACGACGATCGAACAATCAGAAGAAACAAAAGCAAAAGCAGAGCCTGAACTTCTTGGGTTACTTGCTGAGTTCGATGATCCTGATGCATTGATCGAAGCATCAAAGAAAGTCCGTGATGCGGGCTATCGTAAGTGGGATACACACACTCCTTTTCCGATTCATGGAATTGATGAAGCGATGGGGATCAAGTGGACTATTCTACCTTGGATTGTTGCCGGCTGTGGGCTCACCGGTGGTACGATTGCCGTTGGCATGCAATATTGGATGAACGCTGTCGATTATCCTTTCCTAATCAGTGGTAAGCCCCTTTTTAGTATTCCCGCCAGTATTCCGATTACGTTCGAACTTTCTGTTTTGTTGGCTGCCTTTGGTGCGTTTTTGGGAATGCTGGGCTTGAATCAGTTGCCAAAGCTATACAATCCGATTTTTAAGTCAGAGGCGTTTCGTCGTGTGACAAATGACCGGTTCTTTGTCAGTATGGACGCAAAAGATGCAAAGTTTTCTGAGATCGATACGGGCGAGTTTTTGAACTCACTTAACCCGATTAATGTTGAAGAGTTTTGGTCTGATACCGAATCTCCCAAATTACCTCGTAATCTCACATTGGGCTTGAGTCTGGTTGGCGTAGTGATGTTACTCTTGGCCGGTTTGGTGGCTTATGTACGTACAACAACATCGCCAGATCCGCGGATTCATATTATCCAGGACATGGACTTCCAGCCCAGTCTGAAGGCTCAAAATACGACAAACCTCTTTCCCGATGGTCGGGAAATTCGTCCCAATCTCAAAGGAACTATTCCTCGTGGGCAATTCAAAGACGACAATATTCCTTTCTATTATGGTTTGAAGTACCTTCCTGAAGATCAAGATGTGGTAACGATTGCATTACAGGAAGAGAAAAAAGCAGACGATAAAACGGCTACTGACAAGAAGGCACCAGCAGAAAAACCTGCCGCTCCTGCTGCAGTGGATCCTGTTGCAGCCAAGCTGGACAAGTTGCCTTGGGTGACAGAATTTCCGGTACCAGTTACAGAAAAACTGATGGCTCGTGGTAAAGAACGCTATCGAATTTACTGCTCTGCCTGTCATGGGCTCGGCGGTGAGGGTGATGGTCTGGTTACGCTTAGAGCCATGGAATTACTACAGGGAACCTGGGTGAAACCAGCCTCTTATCATACAGAAAATGTACGAAAGCTTCCCATCGGGCGACTTTATCATACGATTACGAACGGTGTCCGCAAAATGCCTGCATATGGTTCACAAGTGACACCTGAGGACCGTTGGGCCATAGTTCTTTATTTGAAAGCGTTGCAGAAGAGTCATCAAATTGACGCAGATACGATTTCAGAAGCTGAAAAAAGAAAACTTCGAGACATTAAGTAA
- a CDS encoding quinol:cytochrome C oxidoreductase — protein sequence MQTSSDTNNKVSVQTLAELGPLPMKVALGCSVLLPVAFVLGFLMDNGTELFAFSYLQSTFFFLSISLGALFFVLIQQLTRAGWSVVLRRISEFISMGVIPLAVLVLPIVLVTLSGSDILYQWASSKNVAGDHLLQAKAPYLNSGFFALRYVIYFGSWIFLARFFLNKSVAQDENGDPELTLLMERRSGPALLLYAFTISFAAIDFIMSLDAHWFSTIFGVYYFAAGLVGFFSTLAITLIYLRSKGLLQEPINVEHLHDVGKLLFAFNCFWAYIAISQYLLIWYANIPEETVFFLHRQEHGWGIISLILVIGHFAIPFVFFMSRWMKRNPKTLFFWAAYLLVMNWIDIFWLVMPNVKSGSGDFLGVSFAMILMNICCTVGVGGIYVAGLLKFAGQKSVMPVRDPRLEESLKFHNI from the coding sequence ATGCAAACCTCATCTGACACAAATAATAAAGTTTCCGTTCAAACACTGGCTGAACTGGGGCCGCTTCCTATGAAAGTCGCCCTTGGATGCTCAGTGCTATTGCCAGTGGCATTTGTGTTGGGGTTTTTAATGGATAACGGAACGGAACTTTTCGCGTTCTCTTATCTGCAAAGTACTTTTTTCTTTTTGAGCATTTCTCTAGGTGCGTTGTTTTTTGTATTGATTCAACAATTGACACGCGCGGGTTGGAGTGTTGTCTTACGTCGTATTTCTGAATTTATTTCAATGGGAGTGATCCCTTTAGCTGTCCTGGTACTGCCAATTGTGTTAGTGACGCTTTCTGGAAGCGATATTTTATATCAATGGGCGAGTTCTAAAAATGTTGCTGGTGATCACCTTTTGCAGGCCAAGGCCCCTTACTTAAATAGTGGTTTTTTTGCACTAAGATATGTGATCTATTTTGGATCCTGGATATTTCTGGCACGTTTCTTTTTAAATAAGTCCGTTGCTCAGGACGAAAATGGTGACCCTGAATTAACACTTTTGATGGAGCGGCGGAGTGGTCCGGCACTTTTGCTTTATGCATTTACGATTTCATTTGCTGCGATCGATTTTATAATGTCTCTGGACGCTCACTGGTTCAGTACAATTTTTGGAGTCTATTATTTTGCTGCTGGTCTAGTTGGTTTCTTTAGCACTCTGGCTATCACTTTAATTTACCTCCGTAGCAAAGGTCTATTGCAAGAGCCGATCAATGTTGAGCATTTACATGATGTTGGTAAGTTACTGTTTGCTTTCAACTGCTTCTGGGCGTACATCGCCATTTCGCAATATCTTTTGATCTGGTATGCCAATATTCCTGAAGAAACTGTATTTTTCCTTCACCGTCAAGAGCATGGTTGGGGAATCATTTCTTTGATCCTGGTCATCGGTCACTTTGCGATTCCGTTTGTATTCTTCATGTCACGTTGGATGAAGCGGAATCCCAAAACTTTGTTTTTCTGGGCCGCGTACTTACTGGTCATGAACTGGATTGATATTTTCTGGCTTGTAATGCCGAATGTAAAATCAGGAAGCGGTGATTTCTTAGGCGTTTCCTTCGCAATGATCTTAATGAATATCTGTTGTACGGTTGGAGTTGGTGGAATCTATGTTGCTGGATTACTGAAATTTGCTGGGCAAAAATCAGTGATGCCGGTGAGAGATCCAAGGCTAGAAGAGTCACTTAAGTTTCACAATATTTAA
- a CDS encoding SCO family protein yields the protein MNSKQSFILTLFLSALFVMPVQAERMEKAPKDIESLDVIEHLDSRLPLGLEFQDSNGKRVKLEDYFKKDRPVILSLNYSNCPMLCSLQLTGLVRGLKDLEWSTGQQYDFVSVSIDPKETYQRANLTKQKYYKEYNRSGTGDGWHFLCGDQPAITEIAKAIGVQYKYVEERKEFAHPAVLVVCTPDGRISRYLYGIQFPEQTLKLALVEASEGKIGSTIDRFLLFCFHYDADSGRYAPTARNIMKIGGFATVFILTVVLIPYWRGRKGRTEIEIVQTQKTADGT from the coding sequence ATGAACTCTAAACAGTCCTTTATTCTGACTCTTTTTCTCTCGGCATTATTTGTAATGCCTGTGCAGGCAGAGCGTATGGAAAAAGCACCTAAGGATATCGAGTCTCTCGATGTGATTGAGCATCTGGATAGTCGTCTTCCTTTAGGATTAGAATTTCAGGACAGTAATGGTAAACGGGTTAAACTCGAGGATTATTTTAAGAAAGATCGTCCCGTAATTCTTTCTCTGAACTATTCTAATTGTCCGATGCTGTGTTCGTTACAGCTGACAGGGTTGGTCAGGGGGCTTAAGGATTTAGAGTGGTCAACAGGTCAACAATATGATTTCGTGTCCGTGAGTATTGATCCGAAAGAGACATATCAGCGTGCCAATTTAACAAAGCAAAAATACTATAAAGAATATAATCGTTCGGGAACAGGCGACGGTTGGCACTTCCTTTGTGGTGATCAGCCAGCGATTACAGAAATAGCAAAGGCAATTGGAGTACAGTACAAATACGTTGAGGAACGCAAGGAATTTGCACACCCGGCTGTTTTGGTTGTGTGTACTCCTGACGGCCGCATTTCCAGATATTTATATGGAATTCAATTTCCAGAGCAGACATTAAAATTAGCCTTAGTTGAAGCATCAGAAGGTAAGATTGGTTCAACCATTGATCGTTTTTTACTGTTTTGCTTCCATTACGATGCAGACAGTGGTCGGTATGCCCCGACTGCTCGCAATATTATGAAAATTGGTGGTTTTGCGACCGTCTTTATTCTGACTGTCGTTTTGATTCCCTATTGGCGGGGTCGAAAAGGCAGAACAGAAATCGAAATAGTCCAAACACAAAAAACAGCAGACGGAACCTGA
- the coxB gene encoding cytochrome c oxidase subunit II, giving the protein MKLFIPNLLANDEAGFWFPPQSSTVAESSDFVYFFILYVCTFFFVLIVGLMALFMFKYRHRPGVEAEKTATHNLMLELSWSVIPTLLVIIMFWIGFTSYLDMRTPPDSSYEIDVVAKKWSWAFKYPNGWIESELHIPKGENVTLTMSSDDVIHSLWVPAFRTKMDVVPGRYTQQWFNATKAGTYPLMCAEYCGQKHSEMISKVVVHETRGDFDKWLKVAADIHKNKTPVEAGEYFYKTRGCIQCHSIDGVKKNGPSFKGLFGSERKFTDGTSAIADANYIRNSILEPQSKIVVGFRPIMPTFKGQLTDQDITAIIAFIKSLK; this is encoded by the coding sequence ATGAAACTATTCATCCCGAACTTATTAGCGAATGACGAGGCCGGGTTCTGGTTCCCGCCCCAGAGTTCTACAGTGGCAGAATCGAGCGATTTTGTATACTTCTTTATCCTCTATGTCTGCACGTTTTTCTTTGTGTTGATCGTCGGTTTAATGGCGTTGTTTATGTTTAAGTACCGCCATCGACCTGGAGTTGAAGCAGAAAAAACCGCCACCCATAACCTGATGCTCGAACTTTCCTGGTCTGTGATTCCTACACTTCTAGTCATTATTATGTTTTGGATTGGTTTCACTTCCTATCTAGACATGCGAACGCCACCCGACTCTTCTTACGAAATTGATGTGGTTGCCAAAAAATGGTCCTGGGCGTTTAAGTATCCTAATGGTTGGATTGAAAGTGAGTTACATATTCCCAAAGGTGAAAATGTGACTCTAACAATGTCCTCAGATGATGTGATTCACAGTTTGTGGGTTCCCGCATTCCGAACAAAAATGGACGTCGTTCCAGGACGCTACACACAACAATGGTTTAACGCAACGAAAGCAGGCACATATCCTTTAATGTGTGCTGAATATTGTGGTCAGAAGCATTCAGAAATGATCTCAAAAGTAGTCGTTCATGAAACACGTGGCGACTTTGATAAGTGGCTAAAAGTTGCTGCTGATATTCATAAAAATAAGACACCTGTGGAAGCAGGAGAATATTTTTACAAAACGAGAGGTTGTATACAGTGTCATTCCATTGATGGTGTGAAAAAGAATGGTCCCTCATTCAAAGGCCTCTTCGGAAGCGAGCGAAAGTTTACTGATGGAACTTCAGCTATCGCAGATGCGAATTATATTCGTAACTCGATTCTCGAACCGCAGTCTAAAATCGTGGTCGGATTTCGACCAATTATGCCTACGTTTAAAGGGCAACTAACTGATCAAGATATTACGGCCATTATTGCATTCATCAAGAGTCTAAAATAA
- a CDS encoding cbb3-type cytochrome c oxidase subunit I — translation MATVVDSSNPKSNLPVQYRELNYLNCSKGWKSWFFTLDHKRIGVMYLIGVTASFFFGGIFAVLLRTELLSPTKILMGPDAYNQMFTLHGAIMTFLVIIPGVPAAIGNVILPVMLGAKDVAFPRMNLCSFYLWMFGAAFFVAAIVLGGLDTGWTFYTPYSITTNTAVITALLGVFILGFSSIFTGLNFIVTIHTMRPPGMSWFKMPLFLWALYATALIQVLATPVLGITGLLLVVERAFHIGIFDPALGGDPVLFQHFFWFYSHPAVYVMILPAMGVISEVIAVHSRKHIFGYRFIAYSSIAIAIFGFLVWGHHMFVSGQSKVVAVIFSAITFSVSIPSAIKVFNWLTTMYKGSIRFTTAMCYGLSFIFIFSIGGLTGLFLATLATDIHLHDTYFVVAHFHYVMMGSSLVGLFAAVHHWWPKISGKLFSEFWGRIACLGVFTGFNLTFFPQFILGTRGMPRRYYTYLPEFQNLHIMSTMGAYLLGISSALMAATLIYSVYRGKKAPANPWGGASLEWQCSSPPPHNNFDHPPHAGDPYVMESVVYDEEVEGFVPVECHEKKTGATTASGDNEV, via the coding sequence ATGGCAACTGTAGTTGACTCCTCCAATCCAAAATCGAATTTACCGGTCCAATACCGAGAATTAAATTATTTAAACTGTTCGAAAGGTTGGAAAAGCTGGTTTTTCACTCTCGATCATAAACGAATCGGTGTTATGTATTTGATAGGCGTCACAGCTTCTTTCTTTTTTGGAGGAATCTTTGCCGTTCTATTGAGAACCGAGCTATTATCACCGACTAAAATTCTGATGGGCCCTGATGCTTACAATCAGATGTTTACGCTGCATGGTGCCATCATGACATTCCTGGTAATCATTCCTGGTGTACCAGCCGCGATAGGAAATGTGATCTTGCCGGTCATGCTGGGGGCGAAAGATGTTGCGTTTCCGCGTATGAATCTTTGTAGTTTTTACCTTTGGATGTTTGGCGCGGCATTTTTTGTAGCCGCCATCGTTTTAGGTGGGCTAGATACTGGTTGGACATTTTATACACCATATAGTATCACCACAAATACGGCTGTCATCACGGCTTTATTAGGTGTGTTTATATTGGGCTTCAGTTCCATTTTTACCGGATTGAATTTTATTGTCACCATCCATACGATGCGTCCTCCAGGAATGTCCTGGTTTAAGATGCCTTTATTTTTATGGGCACTTTACGCAACAGCCTTGATTCAAGTATTAGCTACACCCGTCCTTGGAATTACCGGTCTACTGTTGGTAGTAGAGCGTGCCTTTCACATCGGAATTTTTGATCCCGCATTAGGTGGTGACCCGGTTTTGTTTCAGCACTTCTTCTGGTTCTATTCCCATCCTGCTGTCTATGTGATGATTCTACCAGCCATGGGTGTAATCAGCGAGGTTATCGCTGTCCATAGTCGCAAACACATTTTTGGATATCGTTTTATTGCCTACAGTAGTATTGCAATTGCCATATTTGGCTTTCTCGTATGGGGACACCATATGTTTGTGTCCGGACAATCTAAAGTAGTCGCTGTCATTTTCAGTGCGATTACCTTTAGTGTTTCTATCCCGTCGGCTATTAAAGTGTTTAATTGGCTGACGACGATGTATAAAGGCTCAATTCGGTTTACCACGGCCATGTGTTATGGATTGTCCTTTATCTTTATCTTTTCCATCGGTGGTTTGACTGGTTTGTTTTTGGCAACTCTGGCGACTGATATTCACTTACATGATACTTACTTCGTGGTAGCTCACTTTCATTATGTGATGATGGGTTCTTCTCTGGTGGGACTGTTTGCGGCAGTGCATCACTGGTGGCCAAAAATCAGCGGTAAGTTGTTTAGCGAATTCTGGGGGCGGATTGCTTGTCTGGGTGTGTTTACCGGGTTCAATTTGACGTTCTTCCCACAATTTATTTTGGGAACTCGAGGAATGCCACGAAGGTATTATACGTATTTACCTGAATTTCAAAATTTACATATTATGTCAACAATGGGAGCATATCTGTTAGGGATTAGTTCCGCTTTGATGGCTGCTACGTTGATTTATTCAGTCTATCGTGGAAAGAAGGCCCCCGCAAATCCATGGGGAGGCGCATCACTTGAGTGGCAGTGTTCTTCGCCACCACCTCATAATAACTTCGACCATCCTCCACATGCCGGTGATCCGTACGTGATGGAGTCGGTCGTTTACGATGAGGAAGTTGAAGGTTTCGTTCCTGTTGAGTGTCATGAAAAAAAGACGGGAGCAACGACCGCATCAGGAGATAATGAAGTTTAA
- a CDS encoding cytochrome c oxidase subunit 3, with amino-acid sequence MNTAATTTTDEHVDSHDHEHHDSRLAHHFDSHQQQFDTGKLGIWLFLVTEVLFFSGLFGFYAVYRSLHPEVFLYASQFLDTVLGAANTVVLLFSSLTMAWGVRCAQLGQTRGLLVCLVTTLACAAIFLGVKSFEYTEKAHHGLLWAGMYQSPEHHEHGDEAAAPAANGKDASDHAHASADDHSDDALFEKTKHTLSYMTTVLWGVIVLAGIGFGALIKNPNKKTLATVAGCVLVSAIGMQLGAYASIGYHHFGHAAEPTDQEIEMAETIPAEYAKQKEKVPEPKLAGTFFSVYFCMTGLHAIHIVGGMIAISWLIVRTVHGAFTTYYFGAVDFVGLYWHLVDLIWIYLFPLLYLIN; translated from the coding sequence ATGAATACTGCGGCCACCACTACCACAGACGAACATGTTGATAGTCACGATCATGAACATCATGATTCCCGCTTGGCGCATCATTTTGACTCTCACCAGCAACAGTTTGACACAGGAAAGCTGGGGATCTGGCTGTTTCTGGTCACGGAAGTTTTGTTCTTTAGCGGCTTATTTGGTTTTTACGCCGTCTATCGCTCATTACATCCTGAAGTATTCCTGTATGCCAGCCAGTTTCTGGATACCGTTTTAGGTGCAGCCAACACAGTTGTATTGCTCTTCAGTAGCTTGACAATGGCGTGGGGAGTCCGTTGTGCTCAACTAGGTCAAACGAGAGGCCTTTTGGTCTGTCTGGTGACCACACTTGCCTGTGCTGCGATCTTCCTGGGAGTGAAGTCCTTTGAGTACACAGAAAAAGCACACCATGGCCTCTTATGGGCAGGTATGTACCAGAGCCCTGAGCATCATGAACATGGAGACGAAGCGGCAGCACCGGCTGCGAATGGTAAAGATGCATCAGATCATGCACATGCGAGTGCAGATGATCATAGTGATGATGCTTTGTTTGAGAAAACGAAGCACACACTTTCTTACATGACTACAGTGTTATGGGGAGTGATTGTCCTTGCCGGAATCGGCTTTGGTGCACTGATTAAAAATCCGAATAAGAAGACACTTGCGACAGTCGCAGGATGTGTTTTGGTTTCAGCAATTGGTATGCAGTTAGGAGCATATGCCAGTATTGGTTATCATCATTTTGGGCATGCAGCTGAACCGACGGATCAAGAAATTGAGATGGCAGAAACTATTCCCGCAGAGTATGCAAAGCAAAAAGAAAAAGTACCTGAACCCAAATTGGCTGGTACGTTTTTTAGTGTGTATTTCTGTATGACTGGCTTACATGCAATTCATATTGTAGGTGGAATGATTGCTATCAGTTGGCTTATTGTTCGGACTGTTCATGGCGCGTTTACAACTTATTACTTTGGGGCCGTGGATTTTGTAGGCCTGTATTGGCATCTGGTTGACTTAATCTGGATCTATCTATTCCCGTTGTTATACCTGATCAATTAG
- a CDS encoding cytochrome C oxidase subunit IV family protein: MSTHAESETHSDDTQTCEVHIVPVKVLVGVFIVLVALTVLTVEAAKFDVGRADVIVSMTIATIKASLVVFIFMHLWYDKPLNRIAFFFSIVFAAFFLCMILLDSHAYDDYVKGFQQDKASNAVMPAPAPAPETAPTQK, encoded by the coding sequence ATGTCAACTCATGCTGAAAGCGAGACTCACTCAGACGATACTCAAACTTGTGAGGTGCATATTGTACCTGTCAAAGTTTTAGTAGGAGTTTTTATAGTATTGGTTGCTTTAACTGTCCTCACAGTTGAAGCGGCTAAGTTTGATGTGGGACGAGCAGATGTCATTGTTTCGATGACGATTGCCACGATTAAGGCTTCGTTAGTTGTATTTATTTTTATGCACCTATGGTACGATAAGCCTCTTAATCGAATTGCATTCTTTTTCTCAATTGTCTTTGCTGCCTTCTTTCTTTGTATGATTTTGCTGGACTCACATGCTTACGACGATTATGTTAAAGGATTTCAGCAAGACAAAGCTTCCAATGCTGTTATGCCTGCACCGGCACCAGCACCTGAAACGGCACCAACTCAAAAATAA
- a CDS encoding heme-copper oxidase subunit III: MSTFRSRTVRNRFALLFTSRDRLSQRDFGLAIFLFSVAVLFMGGLLAYIIVRVNLAEHHQPVALVIPPLLWLSTALLFLGSISIHRALYFVRQEKQQQFRNCLNLTFLLGGAFFVIQTLGLVHLLRQHSEILLGVEHLKNAYNYPSSYGVLFSFVLLHAAHFLVAFGLLGMIIFRAYLNQYDHEYHWGVHACSVVWHFLGALWVIMLLLFCFVG, from the coding sequence ATGTCCACTTTCCGGAGTCGAACTGTTCGAAATCGTTTTGCGCTGTTATTCACTTCTCGAGATCGGCTAAGCCAAAGAGATTTTGGTTTGGCAATCTTCCTGTTTAGTGTCGCAGTGCTTTTTATGGGTGGACTACTCGCATATATAATTGTACGTGTTAACTTGGCTGAGCATCATCAACCAGTGGCTCTCGTAATTCCTCCACTTCTTTGGTTGAGTACGGCTCTTCTGTTTTTGGGAAGCATTTCGATTCACCGTGCTTTGTATTTTGTCCGGCAGGAAAAGCAACAGCAGTTTCGGAATTGTTTGAATCTTACGTTTCTTTTAGGTGGGGCGTTTTTTGTAATTCAAACTTTAGGATTGGTTCATCTTCTCCGGCAACACTCAGAAATCCTACTTGGTGTAGAGCATCTCAAAAATGCGTACAATTATCCCAGTAGCTATGGTGTTCTTTTTTCCTTTGTATTACTGCACGCTGCCCATTTTCTGGTCGCCTTTGGTCTTCTGGGGATGATCATCTTTAGAGCGTATCTCAATCAGTATGACCATGAATATCACTGGGGAGTCCATGCCTGTTCGGTAGTATGGCATTTTCTCGGAGCACTCTGGGTGATTATGTTGCTATTGTTCTGCTTTGTTGGATAA